In Candidatus Deferrimicrobiaceae bacterium, the genomic stretch CCGGCAACGGCGCCGAATTGGGCGTTCGCTACAAGCCGTTCGACGGTTCGCTGGGCTCCGTCTTCGGCGGGATGATCTGGCGGACCGGCGCGGGCGGAGACCTGCTGGGATTCGAGCTGTCCGGCGAATACGCCTGGTCCCCGACCCTGCTGCTCGTCGGCGGCATCCAGCAGGACGCCTTCCAGACCGACATGATGACCGGCTCTCGCCACGCCACCCGGTTCTGGGGCGGGGTCGAGTCGAAGCTGCGGAAGAACCTGTCCCTCTCGGCACGGGTCGAGGACACGATCTCGACCGACGCGAGCAAGGATCTTCGGGCGCGGCTGACGCTGAACGCCAACTTCTAGGAGGAGAGGGCACGTGAAGAAAATCATCCCCATGCTCCTCGTCGTCCTGGCCGCGATCGGCGCGAAGCCGCTGTACGCGCTCGTGAACCACGCCGACTACAAGGACATGAAGCTCAACGAATGCAACGAGTGCCACCGCGACTCCGGCGTGGTCCCCAACCATCAGGCGGGCTGGAACGCCGACCATCGGCGGGTCGCGGTCAAGCCCGATTCCGGGACCAACTGCGCGCACTGCCACGCCCAGGCGTTCTGCTCCGATTGCCACTTCGGCGGCGGGGTCAACGCGACGCTGCAAACGCCCACGACCCGGGACGGCCGCGATTACATGCCCCGCTCCCACCGCTCCGACTTCCGGGAGACGCACCCCATCCAGGCGGCCGAAAAGCCGGCCTCCTGCACAAGATGCCATCCGGTTTCCTATTGCACCGACTGCCATCGGCAATACCAGCCCGCCGACCTTGCGTTCCAGTCCCACCGGAAAGGATTCTCAGACCTGCAGACCTCCGCCGTGGGCCCGAAGCACGCGACCTTCCCGGACAGCTCATGCCGGTCGTGCCATCCCAATTCGCTCCTGTCCACCCACCGCTGGACTTCGTCGCATCGCCAGGAGGCCCGCCGGAACCTGGCGGCATGCCAGGCCTGCCACCCCGACGGCGACGTCTGCATGAAATGCCACAGCGCCCGGTCGGGCCTCCGGGTCAAGATCCACCCCGGCAACTGGGGCTCGATCAAGGGCAAGCTCCAGCGGGCATCGGGGCAGCGCTCCTGTCTCAAGTGCCACGACGTCATCCCGTGGTAGCCCATTCGTTTCGAGTTTCGCAGCCCGAAAGGAGATTCATCCGAATGAAACGGCACTCTGCGCTCTTCCTTGTCGCATCGCTCGCCGCATCGCTTCTCCTTGCGGGCTGTTGGGGATCGGACCGGACGATCGGCGCGACCGCGCCCGTAGCGGCGCCCGCGGCCACCGGGAATCTCAATGCCGCGATCACGTCCGTTTCCATCCCGGCCGACGGGAAGCCGGTGGTGACCTTCTCTCTCTACGACGAGAACGGCGCCGCGCTCGACCCGGCCGTGCTCCTGGCAAGCAGCGGGGGATCGCTCCGTTTCCAGATCGCCAGGATCAAGGCCGACGGCTACTACGAGAACTACATCAAGAATGCCAGCGGGCTCCCGAGCTACGACGTGGCGATTCCGTCCGCGTCGCAGTTCGCCGCGCTCGGCGGCGGCGTCTATACCTACAAGTTCGCCAACGCGATCGACAACGCGTCCCAGACGCTCGGCGGCATCGTGCTCGCGGGCAACGAGGCGCTCACGCACACCGTGGCCTTCACCGCTGCCCGCAATGTCCTCACGTCGACGGGCAAGACGTTCCAGCAGGCGGTCAACCCGTACCTGCACTTCCGCCCAGACGGCGGCGCCGTAACCACATCGCGCGAGATCGTCGCCGTCTCCAACTGCAACGGATGCCACGGGAAGCTGGCTCCGCACGGAGGCACCCGGCGGGACGTCGCCCTGTGCGTCATGTGCCACTATGCCGGCGTCCGCGACATCAAGGGCGCGGCCGCGACCGGCAACTCGATCAACCTGCGCGACCTCGTCCACAAGATCCACTATGGCGTCAACCTGCCGAGCAACAAGGCAGGGGGCAAGTTCGTGATTGGCGGCGACAGCTTTGCCGACGTCAAGTTCCCGCTCAATTCGGGCGACCCTCTGGTCACCAACACCCCGATCAAGTGCATCAAGTGCCACAAGGCGGGAACCGACGCTGCGGGGCGGCCGTTCGGCCGTGATGCCAGCCGCTACAAGGCCAATCCGACGCCCGCCAAGTGCATGTCCTGCCATGACACGATGATCTTCGACAGCGCGAACGCGTCGGTCGTGGTGAAGGGCGGCGCCGCCGGCCAGGACAACGTCACGGTGCCCGATACCAACCCCAACATTGTCAAGCACTACAATTACGCGCAGCGCAACCTCGACGTCACGGGAGCGCAGGCCGACAACACGGCCGTGTGCAGCACATGCCACGTCCAGACGGCGCTCGCGGGCACCGAGTACAAGCTCGGCGACATCCAGGGCGTCCACACGCTCGTCGAGGAGTCGAGCTTCAACTTCACCGTCCACTTCCAGATTCTGGCCGTCGACAACGTCGACGCCGTCAACCGGTCGCCGAGGGTCACCTTCAAGGTCGCCTACGACAACGGCGCCGCCATCGCGCCCTCGACCGTCGCCAACGTCACGAACCTGACGCTCAAGCTCGGCTACATCCCGGCAGGCGCCATCGACTTCTCGAACGACTTGATGTTCAACGGGGGGGTGACGCCGACGAAGCCCGGCGAGGCGATGTCGCTGGCGATCACCGGGTCCACGACGGCGGTCGACAATCTCGTCGACAACGGCAACGGGACGTACACCGCCCGCTTCTCCAGCATCGGGAGCGTTCTGCCCGCGGCTGCCTCTGCCGGCGTCGGCATCGTCACCCTCGAAGGGCGCGTGGGATTGCCCGGCACGATCACGACGCCCCGCAAGACGCTCAGCAATGCCAACACCCGCTTCTCGGGCCCGGCGGCGCAATGGTATTTCGATCTTGCCACCGGGACGCACGTCACCGACTCGGCCCGGATGCGGCGCCAGGTGGTCGATACGAACAAGTGCCGCAACTGCCACGGGATCCTGCGCGGGCATAGCGGCAGCCGCTACAACGTCGAGGAATGCGTCGTCTGCCACAACCCCAACCTGTCCGACAACGTGGACGTGCCCACGTATCCGGAATATCCCGCCGTCTTGCGGTACATGATCATGCGGATCCACCGGGGGACGCTCGCCACGCAACCGTACATGGTCGGGCCGGGGCGGAGCAGCGTCCGATTCCCGGGCGACACGCGCAATTGCCTCCTCTGCCATGTCGATTCGCTGCCCCTCACGTTCGGCGTTCCGCTGAAGGCGGGCATGCTCCCCGTGACCGTCTCCCGGGGGGCGATCCAGAACGACAGCGCCGACGACACCAAGATCGGCCCCATCCGGGCGTCCTGCGTCCCGTGCCACGACAGCCCGACGTTCCCGCTGCCCCACATCCTGCTGCAGACCACGGGGAGCGCCTCCAACCCGACCGAACTGTGCGCCAACTGCCACAGCACCGGGCTGCTGCTGGGGCCCGACTTCGCGCACGAGGCGGTCAAGTAGGACGCCCACGCATTCCGCATCGAAAACGCGAGGGCGGCCCGATCCCGGGCCGCCCTCTTCGGAAACAGGAAGGGCCGGCATCCGGATCGGATGTCGGCCCTTTGATCGTTCCGCTACGGCGGAATTCCGCCGCTGTCGTCCTCAGCCGAAAAAGGTCTCGGCCAGCGCGTATAGCGCCGGGTCGACCGTCTTGAGCTTGCCGGCGACCTCCGAAAGCGGTATCGCGATGATCTCGTTCCCTCGAAGCGCGGCCATCTTGCCGAATTCCCCCCGGAGAAGCATCTCGGTCGCGAAGACGCCGTAACGCGTGGCCAGCACCCGGTCGTGCGCGGTGGGGGTGCCGCCGCGTTGGGTGTGGCCCAGGACGACGCAACGCGTCTCGAACTTCGTGCGCCGTTCGATCTCCCGTGCCAGTATCTGCGAGACGCCCCCCAGCCGGATGTGGCCGAACTCGTCCACTTCCTTCTTGGAGGCCTCCAGTCCCGACCCCTCGGTGAAATCGATCCCCTCGGCCACGACGACGACGCTGAAGCTCTTGCCGCGTGCGTGGCGCCGACGGATGGTGTCGCAGACCACCTCGATGTCGACGGGCTTTTCCGGGATGAGCGTGAGGTCGGCCCCGCCCGCGATTCCCGAGTACATCGCGATCCAGCCGACATGCCGCCCCATCACTTCGACCACCATGACGCGGTTGTGCGCCTCGGCAGTTGTGTGGATCCGGTCGATCGCCTCGGTGGCGATGCTGACCGCGGTATCGAACCCGAAGGTGAAGTCAGTGCCGAACAAGTCGTTGTCGATCGTCTTGGGGACGCCGACGACCGGCAGCCCCAGCTCGGCGAACCGCGCGGTGCACCCCATCGTCCCTTCGCCGCCGATGACCACGAGCCCCTCGAGCCCCATCAGCCGGAAATTACGCAGGACGGTATCTGCGCCGTCCGGATCCTTGAAGGGGTTGGCCCGCGAAGTTCCGATGATCGTGCCGCCCAGATGCAGGATGCCCGATGCCGTCTTGCTGTCGAGCTCGATATAGGAATTGTCGAGAAGACCTTGCCACCCGTTCCGGACCCCGATCACTTGCGATCCGGACCGGTGCGCCTTGCGGACCACCGCCCGGATGACCGCATTCAGCCCGGGGCAGTCGCCGCCCCCTGTCAAAACGCCGATCTTCATGCATTGCTCCCTTCGAGACGTAAAAATCGCATAATAACTGGTCGGCACTACCGTGTCGAAAATTCAGAGGAATTATCGCACAGGCCCGGTCCATAATGGCGCTCCGGATGCTGGAAGGCGCTCGGAAGTTATGATAGTTTAAGGCTTTTACAATATCTGTGGCATGAAAGGGGAATGGGAGTGTCCGTCCCGTCCAGGGAAAATCTCGTGCTGCTTTCGGGAAACGAGGCCGTCGCGCGCGGCGCTTTCGAGGCGGGCGTCAAGGTCGCCTCGGCCTACCCCGGAACGCCCAGCACCGAAATCCTCGAGAATTTCGCGAATTACGAAGGCGTCTACGCCGAGTGGGCCCCCAACGAAAAGGTGGCGGTCGAGGTGGCGATCGGCGCCTCGATGGCGGGCGTCCGGGCGCTTTCCACGATGAAGCACGTCGGCGTCAACGTCGCTGCCGACCCGATCTTCACGGTCTCCTACACCGGCGTCCGGGGCGGGCTGGTCATCGTCGCGGCCGACGACCCCGAGATGCATTCCTCGCAAAACGAGCAGGACAGCCGCCATTACGCGGTCGCCGCCAAGATCCCCATGCTCGAGCCGTCCGATTCGGCCGAGGCGCTCGCGTTCACGCGGCTGGCTTTCGAACTGTCCGAGCGTTTCGACACGCCGTTCTTCCTGCGCTCCACGACGCGCATCGCCCACGCCAAGGGGGCGGTGAAGCTCGGCCTGCCGGTGGTACCGCCGGTCGTGCCGGGCATCGTCCGGGACCCGGCCAAGTGGGTGATGCTGCCGATGAACGCCAAGCGCCGCCACGTCCTCGTCGAGGAGCGGACGCAGGCGCTGGTCGAATACGCCGAAACGTCGGGGATCAACCGGGTCGAGCCCGGCAGCCGTGAGCTCGGCATCGTGACCGGCGGCGTCGCCTACCAGTACGTCAAGGACGCGTTCCCCGAGGCGTCGGTACTCAAGCTGGGGATGGCGTGGCCCTTGCCCGAGAAGCTGATCCGCGACTTCGCGTCGACCGTCGACCGCCTGGTCGTCGTCGAGGAGCTCGACCCGCACATCGAGCAGCACGTCAAGGCGCTGGGCCTCGAGGCGCAGGGGAAAGATCTCATCCCCATCTGCGGCGAGCTCGACCCGAAGATCGTCCGCGAGGGGATCACCGGCGTGAAGACCGCCCTCCGCGCGCCCGAGACCGTGCCCGGCCGCCCGCCGAACCTTTGTCCGGGCTGCCCGCACCGGGGGCTCTTCTTCGTCCTCAACAAGCTCAAGGCCGTCGTGTCCGGCGATATCGGCTGCTACACGCTGGCCGCGCTGCCACCCTTGAACGGCATGGACCTGTGCGTCTGCATGGGCGCCTCGATCGGCGCCGCGCACGGCATCGAGAAGGCACTGGGCAAGGAGGCGCACGGGAAGGTCGTCGCGGTCATCGGCGACTCCACCTTCCTGCACTCGGGCATCACGGGCCTCATCGACATCGTCTACAACCGGGGCAATTCCACGGTCATCATCCTCGACAACCACATCACAGCGATGACCGGGGCGCAAGAGAACCCGTCGACGGGCAAGACGCTCCAGGGCGAGAAGACGCACGAGATCGACTTCGTCGCGCTGTGCAGGGCGATCGGCGTCGAGCACGTTTACCCCGTCAACCCCCACGACATGGCGGCCACCGAGGAAGTGCTGCGGCGCGAGATTGCGCGCGAGGCGCCGTCGGTCGTCATCACCCAGGCGCCGTGCGTCCTGCTTCCCGACCACCGCCGCCGCGTCAAGCACGTCTACGAGGTGCTTCCCGACCTGTGCGTGGGCTGCAAGGCGTGCTCGAAGCTCGGGTGCCCCGCCATCGAGTGGGTGCCGTTCACCCCGGAGGACGCGGCGCTGGCCGGCAAGAAGCCGACGCAGCAGGGGATGACGCGGATCAATCCGCTGATGTGCGACGGATGCAACCAGTGTCCGCCGTTGTGCAAATTCAAGGCGATCGTGGGGAAAAAGTCGTGAGCATGACCAGCGGAAACATCTTCCTGGCGGGCGTCGGCGGGCAGGGGACGCTCCTGGCGTCCGAGCTGCTCTCCGAGGCGTTCCTGCATTCCGGCTACGACGTGAAGAAGAGCGACGTGCACGGCATGGCACAGCGGGGCGGCGCGGTGACCACGCACATCCGGTTCGGCGCGCGGGTGTATTCCCCGCTGATCGAGGCGGGAACAGCCGATCTGCTGATCGCATTCGAAAAGATGGAGGCGCTCCGCTTCGTCCATTTTCTGGCGCCGGGCGGCGTCGTGGTCGCCAACACGCAGGAGATCCAGCCCCCTTCCGTGCTCCGGGGCATCGAGCCCTATCCCGCCGACGTCGAGGCGCGGCTGCGCGCCGCGGCCGGGCGGGTCTATCTGGTCGACGCGCTGTCCGCGGCGCTGGCGCTCAAGGAGGTCCGCGCGGTCAACGTCGCCCTGGTCGGGGCCGCATCGCATTTCCTGCCGCTGCCGGCGGAGGCCTACGAAGACGCGCTCCGGCTGCGGCTGCCGCCGAAGATCCTCGATGTCAACCTGGCCGCCTTCCGGGCGGGGCGCGAGCTGCCGGCTTCGCAAGGAGGGACCGCATGATCTGGAACGACGAGTTCGAGACGCTGCCCCGCGAGGCGCTCCAG encodes the following:
- a CDS encoding OmcA/MtrC family decaheme c-type cytochrome; translation: MKRHSALFLVASLAASLLLAGCWGSDRTIGATAPVAAPAATGNLNAAITSVSIPADGKPVVTFSLYDENGAALDPAVLLASSGGSLRFQIARIKADGYYENYIKNASGLPSYDVAIPSASQFAALGGGVYTYKFANAIDNASQTLGGIVLAGNEALTHTVAFTAARNVLTSTGKTFQQAVNPYLHFRPDGGAVTTSREIVAVSNCNGCHGKLAPHGGTRRDVALCVMCHYAGVRDIKGAAATGNSINLRDLVHKIHYGVNLPSNKAGGKFVIGGDSFADVKFPLNSGDPLVTNTPIKCIKCHKAGTDAAGRPFGRDASRYKANPTPAKCMSCHDTMIFDSANASVVVKGGAAGQDNVTVPDTNPNIVKHYNYAQRNLDVTGAQADNTAVCSTCHVQTALAGTEYKLGDIQGVHTLVEESSFNFTVHFQILAVDNVDAVNRSPRVTFKVAYDNGAAIAPSTVANVTNLTLKLGYIPAGAIDFSNDLMFNGGVTPTKPGEAMSLAITGSTTAVDNLVDNGNGTYTARFSSIGSVLPAAASAGVGIVTLEGRVGLPGTITTPRKTLSNANTRFSGPAAQWYFDLATGTHVTDSARMRRQVVDTNKCRNCHGILRGHSGSRYNVEECVVCHNPNLSDNVDVPTYPEYPAVLRYMIMRIHRGTLATQPYMVGPGRSSVRFPGDTRNCLLCHVDSLPLTFGVPLKAGMLPVTVSRGAIQNDSADDTKIGPIRASCVPCHDSPTFPLPHILLQTTGSASNPTELCANCHSTGLLLGPDFAHEAVK
- a CDS encoding ATP-dependent 6-phosphofructokinase encodes the protein MKIGVLTGGGDCPGLNAVIRAVVRKAHRSGSQVIGVRNGWQGLLDNSYIELDSKTASGILHLGGTIIGTSRANPFKDPDGADTVLRNFRLMGLEGLVVIGGEGTMGCTARFAELGLPVVGVPKTIDNDLFGTDFTFGFDTAVSIATEAIDRIHTTAEAHNRVMVVEVMGRHVGWIAMYSGIAGGADLTLIPEKPVDIEVVCDTIRRRHARGKSFSVVVVAEGIDFTEGSGLEASKKEVDEFGHIRLGGVSQILAREIERRTKFETRCVVLGHTQRGGTPTAHDRVLATRYGVFATEMLLRGEFGKMAALRGNEIIAIPLSEVAGKLKTVDPALYALAETFFG
- the iorA gene encoding indolepyruvate ferredoxin oxidoreductase subunit alpha, which gives rise to MSVPSRENLVLLSGNEAVARGAFEAGVKVASAYPGTPSTEILENFANYEGVYAEWAPNEKVAVEVAIGASMAGVRALSTMKHVGVNVAADPIFTVSYTGVRGGLVIVAADDPEMHSSQNEQDSRHYAVAAKIPMLEPSDSAEALAFTRLAFELSERFDTPFFLRSTTRIAHAKGAVKLGLPVVPPVVPGIVRDPAKWVMLPMNAKRRHVLVEERTQALVEYAETSGINRVEPGSRELGIVTGGVAYQYVKDAFPEASVLKLGMAWPLPEKLIRDFASTVDRLVVVEELDPHIEQHVKALGLEAQGKDLIPICGELDPKIVREGITGVKTALRAPETVPGRPPNLCPGCPHRGLFFVLNKLKAVVSGDIGCYTLAALPPLNGMDLCVCMGASIGAAHGIEKALGKEAHGKVVAVIGDSTFLHSGITGLIDIVYNRGNSTVIILDNHITAMTGAQENPSTGKTLQGEKTHEIDFVALCRAIGVEHVYPVNPHDMAATEEVLRREIAREAPSVVITQAPCVLLPDHRRRVKHVYEVLPDLCVGCKACSKLGCPAIEWVPFTPEDAALAGKKPTQQGMTRINPLMCDGCNQCPPLCKFKAIVGKKS
- a CDS encoding indolepyruvate oxidoreductase subunit beta yields the protein MTSGNIFLAGVGGQGTLLASELLSEAFLHSGYDVKKSDVHGMAQRGGAVTTHIRFGARVYSPLIEAGTADLLIAFEKMEALRFVHFLAPGGVVVANTQEIQPPSVLRGIEPYPADVEARLRAAAGRVYLVDALSAALALKEVRAVNVALVGAASHFLPLPAEAYEDALRLRLPPKILDVNLAAFRAGRELPASQGGTA